From the Pomacea canaliculata isolate SZHN2017 linkage group LG4, ASM307304v1, whole genome shotgun sequence genome, one window contains:
- the LOC112562085 gene encoding ATPase inhibitor mai-2, mitochondrial-like isoform X1 has translation MALNCRLPNVLRLVGIRCMSGMGEWGSGAGKGGGTGGSVRDAGGAFGKMEAAHEELYFKKLERDQLAKLRRHLEEEVEYHEDQIEEHKEAIERHKRKIQVLQRDELETSRKDQ, from the exons atggcattGAATTGTAGGCTTCCTAACGTTCTACGTCTTGTAGG AATTCGCTGCATGAGTGGAATGGGAGAGTGGGGTTCCGGTGCTGGGAAG GGAGGTGGTACAGGTGGAAGTGTTCG TGACGCAGGTGGTGCCTTTGGAAAGATGGAGGCAGCTCATGAAGAATTGTACTTCAAGAAACTG GAAAGGGATCAACTGGCAAAACTGAGACGCCATCTCGAGGAGGAGGTGGAATACCATGAAGATCAGATAGAAGAACATAAG GAAGCAATTGAGCGACACAAGAGAAAGATACAGGTCTTGCAGCGTGATGAGTTGGAAACTTCTCGAAAAGACCAGTAA
- the LOC112562085 gene encoding ATPase inhibitor mai-2, mitochondrial-like isoform X2, whose translation MALNCRLPNVLRLVGIRCMSGMGEWGSGAGKGGGTGGSVRDAGGAFGKMEAAHEELYFKKLAALQLQKLREHMTEEIANHEKAIRDHQEAIERHKRKIQVLQRDELETSRKDQ comes from the exons atggcattGAATTGTAGGCTTCCTAACGTTCTACGTCTTGTAGG AATTCGCTGCATGAGTGGAATGGGAGAGTGGGGTTCCGGTGCTGGGAAG GGAGGTGGTACAGGTGGAAGTGTTCG TGACGCAGGTGGTGCCTTTGGAAAGATGGAGGCAGCTCATGAAGAATTGTACTTCAAGAAACTG GCAGCATTGCAGTTGCAGAAATTAAGGGAACACATGACAGAAGAGATAGCAAATCATGAGAAAGCCATTCGTGATCACCAG GAAGCAATTGAGCGACACAAGAGAAAGATACAGGTCTTGCAGCGTGATGAGTTGGAAACTTCTCGAAAAGACCAGTAA